From one Lolium rigidum isolate FL_2022 chromosome 4, APGP_CSIRO_Lrig_0.1, whole genome shotgun sequence genomic stretch:
- the LOC124708135 gene encoding uncharacterized protein LOC124708135, which yields MDGGKKSRDSYKQPQERRERKSCTGMSGDAKKGGRGGKFTWEGADGYTDEDLDLIGTKDAGAAASDNKKS from the coding sequence ATGGACGGCGGGAAGAAGAGCCGGGACTCGTACAAGCAGCCGCAGGAGCGCAGGGAGCGCAAGTCCTGCACCGGGATGAGCGGCGACGCCAAGAAGGGCGGCCGCGGCGGCAAGTTCACCTGGGAGGGCGCCGACGGCTACACCGACGAGGATCTCGACCTCATCGGCACCAAGGACGCGGGGGCCGCCGCCTCCGACAACAAGAAGTCCTAG